Proteins from a genomic interval of Geodermatophilus obscurus DSM 43160:
- a CDS encoding DUF4011 domain-containing protein: MSTTQVRTADPSSRPAVAIQATSAPVLSYALAHNRVPVVSRLAFTNHGGAVRGATVRLGVRDAEGPIGTPVELLVDLDAGQTTVLNDVGLVMDPAAMLQIEEQRPGSIEIDLLVDGEDVGGTAVPVQVLAANQWLAAPVPLALEMLAAHVLPNHPTVTTLIGEAADLLEQRTGSGSVQGYQSGPERVDEIVAALTEAMRRRAVRYTEPPASWSDVGQKVRTPGDVLDGRVGTCLDTVVTLAAALEQAGIRPLLWVAEGHAFLGYWREERSAESVATTDVAPLVNLVDLGLIRLVETTLLTSRGSADADLHGAAYSAWLAGAGDLDRVLGVTDVHRARRDGIVPLPARTRGRDGAVQVFEYRPAVHSVAARPIERPAAPGGRGDQPGRPEIPARVQQWKNSLLDLSLRNRLINYSERAGLPLTVPATHLAALEDLLHSGTAVQLLPSDRIAAVHRERGLSSARDLSAAQLAELLVERRAVHAEVSEGGYLPRLRNLAYRAKTVREETGANNLYLALGSLVWELDGRPLRSPLALVPVTLTPTSRNGVYRLALDDTGSSTPNHCLLEKLRQVHGLSVPGLTEPTDDGAGIDLDEALQVMRQALADAGLPHRVEPTADLAVLQFAKYRLWKDLDEHWADLTASPLVHHLVHRPTEAFADPAPDTAGATDLDELAAACPVPADASQLRAVAEAAAGRTFVLEGPPGTGKSQTITNLLTRAVADGKRVLFVAEKRAALDVVARRLEAVGMGPFVLDLHDRGAKASVVRAQVQAALEHAVAVDAEGSADEEMDADSDDLHSARRTLARYAGRLHARNAAGLSYYTARTAVLAMRDDVPTLPVSPAFVAVASPETLTAVRRALALLPDIADMVRPSPRHAWAFVDTAQVDLLAAQQTAAAVDQAVRDLPSEPHLARALREVRTPADLDALAHLLGGPATTLDVLDEVPTERWNVATTTVLGEVAAFSGAVHPGLELATPAALELRLADLYVAAQTAQAGRFMARRAGLKAVRDQLRPVLRPGVAVKLGDVPELVAQLWRLQTAAQGIVARASVIPGLAVPPTWNPLAEPELLVGQVEWLERAGRATDSASEFAVALRRWVVQGEGPDLVAGAAVARLRDAVTALLRVCRSNPRRLAEWAGDDGLVLRWQMTRPERGVEHTGLMSLRRWADLVDTLEPLRAAGLHEARALLVTGELPAEDAVRAFERGLARASVAERRDASGLDDFDADAHERAITRFTAASRAVRARLRSALPAAVLAARPSVAADEEVGVLQRELAKARGGLGVRALLARYGRLVTTVMPCVLVSPDSVARFFPAEAGLFDLVVFDEASQIRVADAVGALGRAKAAVVVGDSRQMPPTSFAEPTYGVAEDDAVELLGTAVEDEESILSECVQARVPRQWLSWHYRSQDESLIAFSNANYYDNRLSSFPAPTHGRPSADVDGRGISLVRVDGTFHRTGAGRLLRTNPMEAKAVVAEVRRRFDASPDTLPSIGVVTFNAQQRTYLEGLLRDAGDERLVEALDRTDGEGLFVKNLENVQGDERDVVLFSTGFSVDDRGVLPLNFGPLNRVGGERRLNVAVTRARRQVVVFSSFDPAQLRAEQTSSVGVKHLRAYLDLAALGTDALPRDARPVAVPDRHREEIAAALRDRGLSVRTDVGLSDFRVDLSVAHAGTPDEPGLAVLLDGPAWARRRTVGDRDGLPVEVLSGMLGWPAVERVWLPAWLRDREAVLDRLVAAVAAVPATAAAPAAPAPVVEEDPEPMAEVPPLPAPAEPPASEVRAILPLRAAPPAVVETVPEPVVASSGETVVEEPTAAPAAGPARRAPRKPAAPELDGETPFAPWTPKGGLERKALDSLDDPRAARTVRRVLTAGLKAEGPVHRDRLVRIAAGAFGLSRVDEGRRDALLGLLPDGVVDGDFVWPSTLDRAGWTGFRRQAAGADRPLEHVAPEEVGNAMVALCRATGELAEDELFVRTAEVFGYRRRTPSLTPLLQAALTRVLDGGRLVRPESGLLTAP, encoded by the coding sequence ATGAGCACCACGCAGGTCCGGACCGCCGACCCGAGCAGCCGGCCGGCCGTGGCGATCCAGGCGACCTCGGCGCCGGTGCTCAGCTACGCGCTGGCGCACAACCGCGTCCCCGTGGTCTCCCGGCTGGCGTTCACCAACCACGGCGGCGCGGTGCGCGGAGCGACCGTGCGGCTCGGCGTGCGCGACGCCGAGGGCCCGATCGGCACCCCGGTCGAGCTGCTCGTCGACCTCGACGCGGGCCAGACCACCGTGCTCAACGACGTCGGCCTGGTCATGGACCCCGCGGCGATGCTGCAGATCGAGGAGCAGCGGCCCGGCTCGATCGAGATCGACCTGCTGGTGGACGGCGAGGACGTCGGCGGCACCGCCGTCCCGGTGCAGGTGCTCGCCGCCAACCAGTGGCTGGCCGCCCCCGTGCCGCTGGCGCTGGAGATGCTCGCCGCGCACGTCCTCCCCAACCACCCGACGGTGACCACGCTCATCGGCGAGGCCGCCGACCTGCTCGAACAGCGCACCGGGAGCGGGTCGGTGCAGGGCTACCAGTCCGGCCCCGAGCGGGTCGACGAGATCGTCGCGGCGCTCACCGAGGCGATGCGCCGCCGCGCCGTCCGCTACACCGAGCCCCCGGCCTCCTGGTCCGACGTCGGGCAGAAGGTGCGCACCCCCGGCGACGTCCTCGACGGGCGGGTCGGCACCTGCCTGGACACCGTGGTCACCCTGGCCGCCGCCCTGGAGCAGGCCGGCATCCGCCCGCTGCTGTGGGTCGCCGAAGGTCACGCGTTCCTCGGCTACTGGCGCGAGGAGCGCAGCGCCGAGAGCGTCGCCACCACCGACGTCGCACCGCTGGTCAACCTCGTCGACCTCGGCCTGATCCGGCTGGTGGAGACCACGCTGCTGACCAGCCGGGGCTCCGCCGACGCCGACCTGCACGGCGCGGCCTACAGCGCCTGGCTGGCGGGCGCCGGTGACCTCGACCGGGTCCTCGGCGTCACCGACGTCCACCGGGCCCGCCGCGACGGCATCGTGCCGCTGCCGGCCCGCACCCGTGGCCGGGACGGCGCGGTGCAGGTGTTCGAGTACCGCCCGGCGGTGCACAGCGTCGCCGCACGTCCGATCGAGCGGCCGGCGGCGCCGGGCGGACGAGGGGACCAGCCCGGCCGCCCGGAGATCCCGGCGCGCGTGCAGCAGTGGAAGAACAGCCTGCTGGACCTCTCGCTGCGCAACCGGCTGATCAACTACAGCGAGCGCGCCGGCCTGCCGCTGACCGTCCCCGCGACGCACCTGGCCGCGCTCGAGGACCTGCTGCACAGCGGCACCGCCGTCCAGCTGCTGCCGAGCGACCGCATCGCCGCCGTGCACCGCGAGCGCGGACTGTCCTCGGCCCGCGACCTGTCGGCCGCGCAGCTCGCCGAGCTCCTCGTCGAGCGCCGGGCGGTGCACGCCGAGGTCAGCGAGGGTGGCTACCTGCCGCGGCTGCGCAACCTCGCCTACCGGGCCAAGACCGTGCGCGAGGAGACCGGCGCCAACAACCTGTACCTGGCCCTGGGGAGCCTGGTGTGGGAGCTCGACGGCCGGCCGCTGCGCTCCCCGCTGGCGCTGGTGCCGGTCACGCTGACCCCGACCAGCCGCAACGGCGTCTACCGGCTGGCCCTCGACGACACCGGGTCCAGCACGCCGAACCACTGCCTGCTGGAGAAGCTGCGCCAGGTGCACGGCCTGTCCGTCCCCGGGCTGACCGAACCCACGGACGACGGCGCCGGCATCGACCTGGACGAGGCCCTGCAGGTGATGCGCCAGGCGCTGGCCGACGCCGGCCTCCCCCACCGCGTCGAGCCGACCGCCGACCTCGCCGTCCTCCAGTTCGCCAAGTACCGGCTCTGGAAGGACCTCGACGAGCACTGGGCCGACCTCACCGCCAGCCCGCTGGTGCACCACCTCGTGCACCGGCCGACCGAGGCCTTCGCCGACCCGGCCCCCGACACCGCCGGCGCCACCGACCTCGACGAGCTGGCCGCGGCCTGCCCGGTGCCCGCCGACGCCTCGCAGCTGCGCGCGGTCGCCGAGGCCGCCGCCGGGCGCACCTTCGTGCTCGAGGGCCCGCCCGGCACCGGCAAGTCGCAGACCATCACCAACCTGCTCACCCGCGCGGTCGCCGACGGCAAGCGGGTGCTGTTCGTCGCCGAGAAGCGCGCGGCGCTCGACGTCGTCGCGCGGCGGCTCGAGGCCGTCGGCATGGGCCCGTTCGTCCTCGACCTGCACGACAGGGGCGCCAAGGCATCGGTGGTGCGCGCCCAGGTGCAGGCGGCGCTGGAGCACGCGGTCGCCGTGGACGCCGAGGGCTCCGCCGACGAGGAGATGGACGCCGACTCCGACGACCTCCACTCGGCCCGCCGCACCCTGGCCCGCTACGCCGGCCGGCTGCACGCCCGGAACGCCGCCGGGCTGTCGTACTACACGGCGCGGACGGCGGTGCTGGCGATGCGCGACGACGTCCCGACGCTGCCGGTCTCCCCCGCGTTCGTCGCCGTCGCGTCCCCGGAGACGCTGACCGCGGTGCGCCGCGCGCTGGCGCTGCTGCCCGACATCGCGGACATGGTGCGCCCCTCGCCGCGGCACGCCTGGGCCTTCGTCGACACCGCGCAGGTCGACCTGCTGGCCGCGCAGCAGACCGCGGCCGCCGTCGACCAGGCCGTCCGCGACCTGCCGAGCGAGCCGCACCTGGCCCGCGCCCTGCGCGAGGTCCGCACGCCCGCGGACCTCGACGCGCTCGCCCACCTGCTCGGCGGCCCGGCGACGACCCTCGACGTCCTCGACGAGGTGCCGACCGAGCGCTGGAACGTGGCGACGACGACCGTGCTCGGCGAGGTCGCCGCGTTCAGCGGCGCCGTCCACCCCGGCCTGGAGCTGGCCACGCCGGCTGCCCTGGAGCTGCGTCTGGCCGACCTGTACGTCGCCGCGCAGACCGCGCAGGCCGGCCGGTTCATGGCCCGCCGGGCCGGGCTGAAGGCCGTCCGCGACCAGCTGCGGCCGGTGCTGCGGCCGGGCGTTGCGGTCAAGCTCGGTGACGTCCCCGAGCTGGTGGCGCAGCTGTGGCGGCTGCAGACCGCCGCCCAGGGCATCGTCGCCCGCGCTTCGGTGATCCCGGGGCTGGCCGTGCCGCCCACCTGGAACCCGCTGGCCGAGCCCGAGCTGCTGGTCGGCCAGGTCGAGTGGCTGGAGCGGGCCGGCCGGGCCACCGACAGCGCCAGCGAGTTCGCCGTCGCGCTGCGCCGCTGGGTCGTGCAGGGCGAGGGCCCCGACCTCGTCGCCGGCGCCGCCGTCGCCCGGCTGCGCGACGCGGTCACCGCGCTGCTGCGCGTGTGCCGCAGCAACCCGCGGCGGCTGGCCGAGTGGGCCGGGGACGACGGCCTGGTGCTGCGCTGGCAGATGACCAGGCCCGAGCGCGGTGTCGAGCACACCGGGCTGATGTCGCTGCGCCGGTGGGCCGACCTCGTCGACACCCTCGAGCCGCTGCGCGCCGCCGGGCTGCACGAGGCCCGGGCGCTGCTGGTCACCGGCGAGCTGCCCGCCGAGGACGCCGTCCGCGCCTTCGAGCGGGGGCTGGCCCGGGCCTCGGTCGCCGAGCGCCGCGACGCCTCGGGTCTCGACGACTTCGACGCCGACGCGCACGAGCGGGCGATCACCCGCTTCACCGCCGCGTCCCGGGCGGTGCGCGCGCGCCTGCGGTCGGCGCTGCCGGCCGCCGTGCTCGCGGCCCGGCCGTCCGTTGCCGCAGACGAGGAGGTCGGCGTCCTGCAGCGGGAGCTGGCCAAGGCGCGGGGTGGGCTGGGCGTGCGCGCGCTGCTGGCCCGGTACGGCCGGCTGGTCACCACCGTGATGCCGTGCGTGCTGGTCAGCCCGGACTCGGTGGCCCGCTTCTTCCCCGCCGAGGCCGGTCTGTTCGACCTGGTCGTCTTCGACGAGGCCTCGCAGATCCGGGTGGCCGACGCGGTCGGCGCGCTCGGCCGCGCCAAGGCCGCCGTCGTCGTCGGGGACAGCCGGCAGATGCCGCCGACGTCCTTCGCCGAGCCGACCTACGGCGTCGCCGAGGACGACGCGGTGGAGCTGCTGGGCACCGCGGTGGAGGACGAGGAGTCGATCCTCTCCGAGTGCGTGCAGGCCCGCGTGCCGCGGCAGTGGCTGTCCTGGCACTACCGCAGCCAGGACGAGTCGCTCATCGCGTTCAGCAACGCCAACTACTACGACAACCGGCTCTCCTCGTTCCCCGCGCCCACCCACGGCCGGCCCTCGGCGGACGTCGACGGCCGCGGCATCTCCCTGGTGCGGGTCGACGGCACCTTCCACCGCACCGGCGCCGGGCGGCTGCTGCGCACCAACCCGATGGAGGCCAAGGCCGTCGTCGCGGAGGTGCGCCGCCGCTTCGACGCCTCGCCGGACACCCTGCCCTCGATCGGCGTGGTCACCTTCAACGCCCAGCAGCGGACCTATCTGGAGGGCCTGCTGCGCGACGCCGGCGACGAGCGCCTGGTCGAGGCGCTGGACCGCACCGACGGCGAGGGGTTGTTCGTCAAGAACCTGGAGAACGTGCAGGGCGACGAGCGCGACGTCGTGCTCTTCTCCACCGGCTTCAGCGTCGACGACCGCGGCGTGCTGCCGCTGAACTTCGGTCCGCTCAACCGGGTCGGCGGTGAGCGGCGGCTCAACGTCGCGGTGACCCGCGCCCGGCGGCAGGTCGTCGTCTTCTCCTCCTTCGACCCGGCGCAGCTGCGCGCCGAGCAGACCTCGTCGGTCGGCGTGAAGCACCTGCGCGCCTACCTCGACCTGGCCGCGCTGGGCACCGACGCGCTGCCGCGCGACGCCCGGCCGGTCGCCGTCCCCGACCGGCACCGCGAGGAGATCGCGGCGGCGCTGCGCGACCGGGGCCTGAGCGTGCGCACCGACGTCGGCCTCTCGGATTTCCGCGTCGACCTGTCGGTGGCGCACGCCGGGACCCCGGACGAGCCGGGCCTGGCCGTGCTGCTCGACGGTCCGGCGTGGGCCCGGCGGCGCACCGTCGGGGACCGCGACGGCCTGCCGGTCGAGGTGCTGTCGGGGATGCTCGGCTGGCCCGCCGTCGAGCGGGTGTGGCTGCCCGCCTGGCTGCGCGACCGCGAGGCGGTGCTCGACCGGCTGGTCGCCGCGGTGGCGGCGGTGCCCGCGACCGCGGCGGCGCCGGCCGCTCCGGCGCCCGTGGTCGAGGAGGACCCCGAGCCGATGGCGGAGGTGCCGCCGCTGCCCGCGCCCGCCGAGCCGCCGGCGTCCGAGGTCCGCGCGATCCTGCCGCTGCGTGCCGCGCCGCCGGCCGTCGTGGAGACCGTCCCCGAGCCCGTGGTGGCGTCCTCCGGGGAGACCGTCGTCGAGGAGCCGACGGCCGCACCGGCCGCCGGGCCGGCCCGGCGTGCGCCGCGGAAGCCCGCCGCCCCGGAGCTGGACGGCGAGACCCCCTTCGCGCCGTGGACGCCGAAGGGCGGCCTGGAGCGCAAGGCGCTGGACTCGCTCGACGACCCGCGGGCGGCGCGCACCGTCCGGCGGGTGCTCACCGCCGGCCTCAAGGCCGAGGGCCCCGTGCACCGCGACCGGCTGGTGCGGATCGCGGCCGGCGCCTTCGGGCTCTCGCGGGTCGACGAGGGCCGCCGGGACGCGCTGCTGGGGCTGCTCCCCGACGGCGTGGTCGACGGCGACTTCGTGTGGCCCTCGACGCTGGACCGGGCCGGCTGGACCGGCTTCCGCCGCCAGGCGGCCGGCGCCGACCGGCCGCTGGAGCACGTCGCACCCGAGGAGGTCGGCAACGCCATGGTCGCGCTGTGCCGCGCCACCGGGGAGCTGGCCGAGGACGAGCTGTTCGTGCGCACCGCCGAGGTCTTCGGCTACCGCCGCCGGACGCCGTCCCTCACGCCGCTGCTGCAGGCCGCGCTGACCCGGGTGCTGGACGGCGGCCGGCTGGTGCGGCCGGAGTCCGGGCTGCTGACCGCCCCGTGA
- a CDS encoding type II toxin-antitoxin system VapC family toxin: MTLVVDASVVVAALVDDGSDGGWARALLRGEDLTAPTHMQIQASNVLRRAVLAGRLGVDAASLAHLDLTRMSVRSFGFDPLATRIWELHPAVTAYDAAYVALAEELAVPLVTLDRRLARASGPTCPFLLPD; encoded by the coding sequence GTGACCCTGGTCGTCGATGCGTCCGTCGTGGTCGCAGCGCTCGTCGACGACGGGAGCGACGGGGGATGGGCGCGGGCGTTGCTGCGGGGCGAGGACCTCACCGCACCGACCCACATGCAGATCCAGGCATCGAACGTCCTGCGCCGAGCGGTGCTGGCCGGCCGGCTCGGTGTCGATGCCGCATCACTCGCACACCTCGACCTGACGCGGATGAGCGTCAGGTCGTTCGGCTTTGACCCGCTGGCGACCCGGATCTGGGAGCTCCACCCGGCGGTGACCGCCTACGACGCCGCGTACGTGGCCCTGGCCGAGGAGCTCGCCGTCCCCCTGGTGACGCTGGACCGCCGCCTCGCCCGGGCCAGTGGTCCGACCTGCCCGTTCCTGCTCCCGGACTGA
- a CDS encoding FitA-like ribbon-helix-helix domain-containing protein, whose product MAVSVTIRNVPEETRDVLAARAARAGQSLQEYVRGQLTALARRPDPDELWDRVAERVRATGTRLPADAILEARDADRS is encoded by the coding sequence ATGGCCGTGTCGGTGACCATCCGCAACGTCCCCGAGGAGACCCGGGACGTGTTGGCTGCCCGGGCTGCCCGCGCGGGTCAGTCGCTCCAGGAGTACGTGCGAGGACAGCTGACGGCGCTCGCCCGGCGACCGGATCCCGATGAGCTGTGGGATCGGGTGGCCGAGCGGGTCCGGGCGACCGGCACCCGGTTGCCGGCGGACGCGATCCTCGAGGCCAGGGATGCCGACCGGTCGTGA
- a CDS encoding serine/threonine-protein kinase → MDEALNSAGAVADLAGTRQIGLLEPGDPDRIGPYDLLCRLPRGGQGADVFVGSAGAAGALVVIKRLPEGAPELARKRLAREVENAARVKSSRVAAIVDQDLEAGAPYYVQHYVSGTPLDEFMAHRAGGLNAEELRRIAIGLLRALRDVHAAGVVHRDVKPGNIIIAGDDVWLVDFGISRYIGPEPPSGTATTGMAALGTKLFASPEQLAGAVLTEASDVYSWGMVIAFAAGAVHPVDPDDTMPDSDYYLALRAGRLDLTRVPPNLLDSVEKALRFNPERRPTVAQLARQVEQRTRWLGETSQIPDPRTTVRDLQSLGAVTEAARYELARLERAVADTWSGFAVAAAAMVLLGIVAGLLLAVLYHAVF, encoded by the coding sequence GTGGACGAGGCGCTGAACTCCGCCGGAGCGGTCGCCGACCTGGCCGGGACCCGCCAGATCGGCCTGCTCGAACCCGGCGACCCGGACCGCATCGGTCCCTACGACCTGCTGTGCCGGCTGCCCCGCGGCGGCCAGGGCGCCGACGTGTTCGTCGGCTCGGCCGGGGCCGCCGGCGCGCTGGTCGTGATCAAGCGGCTGCCCGAGGGGGCGCCGGAGCTGGCCCGCAAGCGGCTGGCCCGCGAGGTGGAGAACGCCGCCCGCGTGAAGAGCTCCCGGGTCGCCGCGATCGTCGACCAGGACCTCGAGGCCGGGGCGCCCTACTACGTGCAGCACTACGTCTCCGGTACGCCGCTGGACGAGTTCATGGCGCACCGCGCGGGCGGGCTCAACGCCGAGGAGCTGCGCCGGATCGCCATCGGCCTGCTGCGCGCGCTGCGCGACGTGCACGCCGCCGGCGTCGTCCACCGGGACGTGAAGCCGGGCAACATCATCATCGCCGGGGACGACGTGTGGCTGGTCGACTTCGGGATCAGCCGCTACATCGGCCCGGAGCCGCCGTCGGGCACCGCGACCACCGGGATGGCGGCGCTGGGCACCAAGCTGTTCGCCAGCCCCGAGCAACTGGCGGGCGCGGTGCTCACCGAGGCCAGCGACGTCTACAGCTGGGGCATGGTCATCGCGTTCGCGGCCGGCGCGGTGCACCCGGTGGACCCCGACGACACGATGCCGGACTCCGACTACTACCTGGCACTGCGGGCCGGCCGGCTCGACCTGACCCGGGTGCCACCCAACCTGCTCGACAGCGTGGAGAAGGCGCTGCGCTTCAACCCCGAGCGCCGTCCGACCGTGGCCCAGCTGGCCCGCCAGGTGGAGCAGCGCACCCGCTGGCTCGGCGAGACCTCGCAGATCCCCGACCCGCGGACGACGGTGCGCGACCTGCAGTCCCTCGGTGCCGTGACCGAGGCGGCGCGCTACGAGCTGGCCCGGCTGGAACGGGCGGTCGCCGACACGTGGAGCGGCTTCGCCGTGGCCGCCGCCGCGATGGTGCTGCTGGGCATCGTCGCCGGGCTGCTGCTCGCCGTGCTGTACCACGCGGTGTTCTGA
- a CDS encoding TRAFAC clade GTPase domain-containing protein — protein MRRRVCPRCLEPLTAPVWRDATGAPTRPPVERRTRWQRLLDPLRTDPLPLPTVRDAAYAAAANVVPTCPRGHRLPPEYLDRPTVVVGLVGLTGASKSTYLTVLIDLLHEGALAPLGISVEMDEESAARFDDHRYRLLVQHQQLPLTLPLLGEGSSPDPFMLVLRGTGRNGAERTVNLVFFDASGEQLYRSEDMGLYGKFLYAADSLLLVLSPGVFPRLRSLADPGEDSMGLARHTQMVVNLANVLRAARNLPPDAHLDDVATAVVLSKADKLRGVPDFPAETLRDPDLRAMPLAHWFADVRTTSSRLVDFLEVSGGSNLLTAVLHRLPRPTVHAVSATGADARDGGYPRIAPVGVLDPLLVLLARAGFLSEEGLDAESRDAEEYGAGLRGEWSR, from the coding sequence ATGCGCCGCCGCGTCTGCCCGCGCTGCCTGGAGCCCCTGACCGCGCCGGTGTGGCGCGACGCCACCGGTGCGCCGACCCGGCCGCCGGTAGAGCGCCGGACCCGCTGGCAGCGGCTGCTCGACCCGCTGCGCACCGATCCGCTGCCGCTGCCCACCGTCCGGGACGCCGCGTACGCGGCCGCGGCCAACGTGGTGCCGACCTGCCCGCGCGGGCACCGGCTGCCGCCGGAGTACCTCGACCGGCCGACGGTCGTCGTCGGCCTGGTCGGGCTGACCGGCGCGTCGAAGAGCACCTACCTGACGGTGCTCATCGACCTGCTGCACGAGGGGGCGCTGGCGCCGCTCGGCATCTCCGTGGAGATGGACGAGGAGAGCGCCGCCCGCTTCGACGACCACCGCTACCGCTTGCTCGTGCAGCACCAGCAGCTGCCGCTGACCCTGCCGCTGCTGGGCGAGGGCAGCTCCCCCGACCCGTTCATGCTCGTGCTGCGCGGCACCGGCCGGAACGGCGCCGAGCGCACGGTCAACCTGGTGTTCTTCGACGCCTCGGGCGAGCAGCTCTACCGCAGCGAGGACATGGGCCTGTACGGCAAGTTCCTCTACGCCGCGGACTCGCTGCTCCTCGTCCTCTCCCCCGGCGTCTTCCCGCGGCTGCGCTCGCTGGCCGACCCCGGCGAGGACTCGATGGGCCTGGCCCGGCACACCCAGATGGTGGTCAACCTGGCCAACGTGCTGCGCGCCGCCCGCAACCTGCCCCCCGACGCGCACCTGGACGACGTCGCGACGGCCGTCGTCCTGAGCAAGGCCGACAAGCTGCGCGGCGTGCCGGACTTCCCGGCCGAGACGCTGCGCGACCCGGACCTGCGCGCGATGCCGCTGGCGCACTGGTTCGCCGACGTGCGGACCACCAGCTCCCGGCTGGTCGACTTCCTCGAGGTCAGCGGCGGGTCGAACCTGCTGACGGCGGTCCTGCACCGGCTGCCCCGGCCCACCGTGCACGCGGTCTCGGCCACCGGTGCCGACGCCCGGGACGGCGGCTACCCGCGGATCGCGCCGGTCGGCGTGCTCGACCCGCTGCTGGTGCTGCTGGCCCGCGCCGGCTTCCTGTCCGAGGAGGGCCTCGACGCCGAGTCCCGGGACGCCGAGGAGTACGGCGCCGGCCTGCGCGGGGAGTGGTCGCGGTGA